The Populus nigra chromosome 19, ddPopNigr1.1, whole genome shotgun sequence genome includes a window with the following:
- the LOC133679941 gene encoding L-type lectin-domain containing receptor kinase SIT2-like produces MTIASFKSLHFLLGLFVSLKLLALTQEENQFIYHGFTGANLLLSENAKIHPNGLLELTKTSKRQIGRAFFPFPFQFNTSLFNNSRPLSFSTQFAFAMVPELPTLGGHGMAFTISPSVDFTGALATQYFGILNSTSNGLSSNHLLAVELDAVPSPDLKDINDNHVGIDVNSLISIESAPVTYFSDEEKENKSLTLISGHVMHVWIDYDEVEKLLNVTVAPVTRTKPTLPLLSTSLDLSSVMLDSMYVGFSASTGAVASSHYILGWSFNRGGQAQSLDVSKLPSLPPQRKSRKKPYLRILVPTITAIILLVAFSGAAYIIRRKKYEELREDWEQEYGPQRFSYKDLYKATTGFTDRKLLGSGGFGKVYRGVLPSSNMQVAIKKVSHDSKQGTKQFVAEIASMGRLRHRNLVQLLGYCRRKGELLLVYDYMPNGSLDKLLFRNDTPSLNWVQRYQVLRGVASALLYLHEEWEQVVLHRDVKASNILLDDDFNGRLGDFGLAKFYDRGANPQTTCVVGTVGYIAPEVTRTGRATTSSDVFAFGTFMLEMACGRKPLEPQQSAEKMILVDWVLDSWKIGDMLRTVDPKLEGNYVVEEMELVLKLGLLCSFSTPQARPSMRQIAQYLDGNASLPEMPLDGASIGLMPVSREEPGGLNLSFHRSNDYSAHSFSSTDSILSCGR; encoded by the coding sequence ATGACGATTGCATCGTTCAAATCATTGCACTTTCTACTCGGCCTGTTTGTTTCCTTGAAGCTCTTGGCCTTAACTCAAGAGGAAAACCAGTTCATCTATCATGGCTTCACTGGCGCCAACCTGCTCCTCAGCGAGAATGCAAAAATCCATCCAAATGGTCTCTTAGAGCTGACAAAAACTTCAAAACGGCAAATTGGCCGCGCTTTCTTCCCATTCCCTTTTCAGTTCAACACATCTTTATTCAACAATTCTCGGCCTCTCTCGTTCTCTACCCAGTTTGCGTTTGCCATGGTCCCTGAGCTGCCTACACTTGGTGGCCATGGCATGGCCTTCACAATCTCTCCATCTGTGGACTTCACAGGGGCTTTGGCAACTCAATACTTTGGAATCCTCAATTCTACAAGCAATGGCCTGTCTTCAAACCATCTATTGGCTGTTGAGCTGGATGCAGTTCCAAGCCCGGATCTTAAAGACATCAATGACAACCACGTTGGAATTGATGTAAACAGCTTGATATCCATTGAATCTGCTCCGGTGACCTACTTTTCAGATGAGGAAAAGGAGAATAAGAGCTTGACTCTCATAAGTGGTCATGTGATGCACGTGTGGATAGATTACGATGAAGTAGAGAAGCTACTCAATGTTACAGTTGCTCCTGTCACAAGAACAAAACCAACCTTGCCTCTCTTGTCAACATCTCTCGATCTTTCTTCTGTTATGTTGGATTCCATGTACGTTGGTTTTTCTGCATCTACTGGAGCAGTGGCTAGCAGCCACTATATTCTGGGGTGGAGCTTCAACAGAGGCGGACAAGCTCAAAGTCTTGACGTGTCAAAGTTGCCTTCACTTCCCCCTCAAAGAAAATCCAGAAAGAAACCATATTTAAGAATTCTGGTCCCAACAATAACAGCAATCATTTTGCTGGTAGCATTCTCTGGTGCTGCTTATATCATAAGGAGGAAGAAATATGAAGAACTGCGCGAAGATTGGGAACAGGAGTATGGTCCTCAAAGATTCTCCTACAAGGATTTATACAAAGCAACTACAGGTTTCACGGACAGGAAGTTGCTGGGAAGTGGAGGTTTTGGAAAGGTTTACAGAGGAGTATTGCCTTCTTCCAATATGCAAGTCGCGATCAAGAAAGTATCCCATGACTCCAAGCAAGGAACTAAGCAGTTCGTTGCTGAGATTGCTAGCATGGGAAGGCTGAGGCACAGGAACTTGGTCCAGCTCCTAGGCTATTGCCGGAGAAAGGGAGAGCTCCTCTTGGTCTATGATTACATGCCCAATGGAAGCCTTGATAAACTCCTGTTTCGCAATGACACACCCAGCCTTAATTGGGTTCAGCGATATCAGGTCCTCAGAGGAGTGGCGTCTGCCCTTCTTTACCTCCATGAAGAGTGGGAACAGGTTGTTCTGCATAGAGATGTGAAAGCTAGCAATATACTGTTAGATGATGATTTCAATGGTCGGCTAGGAGATTTTGGGCTTGCTAAATTCTATGATCGTGGGGCTAATCCTCAAACAACCTGTGTGGTTGGAACAGTTGGATATATCGCGCCAGAGGTTACTAGAACAGGAAGGGCCACTACCAGCAGTGATGTTTTTGCTTTTGGCACTTTTATGCTTGAAATGGCTTGTGGAAGGAAACCTTTAGAGCCACAACAATCAGCAGAAAAGATGATTTTGGTTGACTGGGTTCTTGATTCCTGGAAAATAGGAGACATGCTTCGAACAGTTGATCCAAAATTGGAAGGTAATTACGTGGTGGAGGAAATGGAATTGGTTTTGAAGCTAGGTCTGCTTTGTTCTTTCTCTACACCACAAGCTAGGCCAAGCATGAGGCAAATTGCGCAATATCTGGATGGGAATGCTAGCCTGCCAGAGATGCCGCTTGATGGTGCTAGCATAGGTTTGATGCCAGTGAGTCGTGAAGAGCCTGGGGGTCTCAACTTGTCTTTCCATAGATCTAATGATTACTCTGCTCATTCCTTCTCTAGTACCGACTCAATCCTCAGCTGTGGTCGTTGA
- the LOC133679348 gene encoding uncharacterized protein LOC133679348, producing the protein MTLALNSKNKLCFVNGSIRIPSEETDPEGYAVWSRCNDIVHSWIINTVIPEISDSVIYYSTAQEVWEDLHDRFSQSNAPRIFEIQRDIACLRQDQLSISAYYTKLKGMWDELASYNDTVHGAQQDQQRLMQFLMGLNDSYSAIRGQILLINPLPSVRQAYSSVSQEEKQRLLSSMHTINDSVDSAAMAVRSNSGKTTSLTGTGKSERFYQSYGMHDFRSQLETFARRHDQDKRRFVSRKGRPFCSHCGEPGHWVRTCYELNGYPVGHPKARHNSGQSVLATTTDL; encoded by the coding sequence ATGACTCTAGCTTTAAATTCCAAGAACAAATTGTGTTTTGTCAATGGCTCAATCAGAATCCCTTCAGAGGAGACTGATCCTGAAGGTTATGCCGTATGGTCTAGATGTAACGATATAGTTCACTCATGGATCATTAACACTGTCATTCCGGAGATCTCAGACAGTGTGATCTACTACTCTACAGCTCAAGAAGTTTGGGAAGATCTTCATGATCGATTCTCTCAAAGCAATGCACCTCGTATCTTTGAGATTCAACGAGATATTGCTTGTCTTCGACAGGACCAACTTTCTATCTCAGCCTATTATACAAAACTGAAGGGCATGTGGGATGAATTAGCCTCCTACAACGACACAGTCCATGGAGCACAACAAGATCAGCAAAGGTTAATGCAGTTTCTGATGGGGTTGAATGACTCTTATAGTGCTATTCGTGGACAAATTCTCCTAATTAATCCACTCCCATCTGTTCGTCAAGCCTATTCCTCCGTCTCTCAAGAAGAGAAGCAACGTCTCTTAAGCTCAATGCACACTATAAATGACTCTGTTGACAGTGCTGCCATGGCCGTCCGCAGCAATAGTGGCAAGACCACCTCATTAACAGGTACAGGAAAATCTGAACGTTTTTATCAATCATATGGGATGCATGACTTTCGATCGCAACTAGAGACTTTCGCACGCAGACATGACCAAGACAAACGTCGTTTTGTCTCTAGAAAGGGACGTCCTTTTTGTTCCCATTGTGGAGAACCAGGCCACTGGGTTCGAACATGTTATGAGCTGAATGGATATCCAGTTGGCCATCCCAAAGCGAGGCATAATTCAGGTCAAAGCGTTTTGGCAACAACAACAGATCTGTAG
- the LOC133679919 gene encoding L-type lectin-domain containing receptor kinase SIT2-like, whose translation MMIASFKSLHFLLGLFVSLNLLALTQEENQFIYQGFTGANLLLSENEKIHPNGLLELTNTSKRQIGRAFFPFPFQFNTSLFNNSRSLSFSTQFAFAMVPELPTLGGHGMAFTISPSVDFTGALATQYFGILNSTSNGLSSNHLLAVELDAVPSPDLKDINDNHVGIDVNSLISIESAAVTYFSDEEKENKSLTLISGHVMHVWIDYDEVEKLLNVTVAPVTGTKPTLPLLSTSLDLSSVMLDSMYVGFSASTGAVASSHYILGWSFNRGGQAQSLDVSKLPSLPPQRKSRKKPYLRILVPTITAIILLVAFSGAAYIIRRKKYEELREDWEQEFGPQRFSYKDLYKATTGFTDRKLLGSGGFGKVYRGVLPSSNMQVAIKKVSHDSKQGTKQFVAEIASMGRLRHRNLVQLLGYCRRKGELLLVYDYMPNGSLDKLLFRNDTPSLNWVQRYQVLRGVASALLYLHEEWEQVVLHRDVKASNILLDDDFNGRLGDFGLAKFYDRGANPQTTCVVGTVGYIAPEVTRTGRATTSSDVFAFGTFMLEMACGRKPVEPEQSEEKMILVDWVLDSWKIGDILRTVDPKLEGNYVVGEMELILKLGLLCSLSTPQARPSMRQIAQYLDGNASLPEMPLDGASIGLMPVSHEEPADFNLSFHRSNDYSVHSFSSTDSILSCGR comes from the coding sequence ATGATGATTGCATCGTTCAAATCATTGCACTTTCTACTCGGCCTGTTTGTTTCCTTGAACCTCTTGGCCTTAACTCAAGAGGAAAACCAGTTCATCTATCAAGGCTTCACTGGCGCCAACCTGCTCCTCAGCGAGAATGAAAAAATCCATCCAAATGGTCTCTTAGAGCTGACAAACACTTCAAAACGGCAAATTGGCCGCGCTTTCTTCCCATTCCCTTTTCAGTTCAACACATCTTTATTCAACAATTCTCGGTCTCTCTCGTTCTCTACCCAGTTTGCGTTTGCCATGGTCCCTGAGCTGCCTACACTTGGTGGCCATGGCATGGCCTTCACAATCTCTCCATCTGTGGACTTCACAGGGGCTTTGGCAACTCAATACTTTGGAATCCTCAATTCTACAAGCAATGGCCTGTCTTCAAACCATCTATTGGCAGTTGAGCTGGATGCAGTTCCAAGCCCGGATCTTAAAGACATCAATGACAACCACGTTGGAATTGATGTAAACAGCTTGATATCCATTGAATCTGCTGCGGTGACCTACTTTTCAGATGAGGAAAAGGAGAATAAGAGCTTGACTCTCATAAGTGGTCATGTGATGCACGTATGGATAGATTATGATGAAGTAGAGAAGCTACTCAATGTTACGGTTGCTCCTGTCACAGGAACAAAACCAACCTTGCCTCTCTTGTCAACATCTCTCGATCTTTCTTCTGTTATGTTGGATTCTATGTACGTTGGTTTTTCTGCATCTACTGGAGCAGTGGCTAGCAGCCACTATATTCTGGGGTGGAGCTTCAACAGAGGCGGACAAGCTCAAAGTCTTGACGTGTCAAAGTTGCCTTCACTTCCCCCTCAAAGAAAATCCAGAAAGAAACCATATTTAAGAATTCTGGTCCCAACAATAACAGCAATCATTTTGCTGGTAGCATTCTCTGGTGCTGCTTATATCATAAGGAGGAAGAAATATGAAGAACTGCGCGAAGATTGGGAACAGGAGTTTGGTCCTCAAAGATTCTCCTACAAGGATTTATACAAAGCAACTACAGGTTTCACGGACAGGAAGTTGCTGGGAAGTGGAGGTTTTGGAAAGGTTTACAGAGGAGTATTGCCTTCTTCCAATATGCAAGTCGCGATCAAGAAAGTATCCCATGATTCCAAACAAGGAACTAAGCAGTTCGTTGCTGAGATTGCTAGCATGGGAAGGCTGAGGCACAGGAACTTGGTCCAGCTCCTAGGCTATTGCCGGAGAAAGGGAGAGCTCCTCTTGGTCTATGATTACATGCCCAATGGAAGCCTTGATAAACTCCTGTTTCGCAATGACACACCCAGCCTTAATTGGGTTCAGCGATATCAGGTCCTCAGAGGAGTTGCGTCTGCCCTTCTTTACCTCCATGAAGAGTGGGAACAGGTTGTTCTGCATAGAGATGTGAAAGCTAGCAATATACTGTTAGATGATGATTTCAATGGTCGACTGGGAGATTTTGGGCTTGCTAAATTCTATGATCGTGGGGCTAATCCTCAAACAACCTGTGTGGTTGGAACAGTTGGATATATCGCGCCAGAGGTTACTAGAACAGGAAGGGCCACTACCAGCAGTGATGTTTTTGCTTTTGGCACTTTTATGCTTGAAATGGCTTGTGGAAGGAAACCTGTAGAGCCAGAACAATCAGAAGAAAAGATGATTTTGGTTGACTGGGTTCTTGATTCCTGGAAAATAGGAGACATTCTTCGAACAGTTGATCCAAAATTGGAAGGTAATTACGTGGTGGGGGAAATGGAATTGATTTTGAAGCTAGGTCTGCTTTGTTCTTTATCTACACCACAAGCTAGGCCAAGCATGAGGCAAATTGCGCAATATCTGGATGGGAATGCTAGCCTGCCAGAGATGCCGCTTGATGGTGCTAGCATAGGTTTGATGCCAGTTAGTCATGAAGAGCCTGCGGATTTCAACTTGTCTTTCCATAGATCTAATGATTACTCTGTTCATTCCTTCTCTAGTACCGACTCAATCCTCAGCTGTGGTCGTTGA